The following coding sequences lie in one Arachis ipaensis cultivar K30076 chromosome B03, Araip1.1, whole genome shotgun sequence genomic window:
- the LOC107629002 gene encoding lysine-specific demethylase JMJ30: MSSTTTPHGGDFDTPTLDMESAELLQTISEHGGYAYVRMASLAATGDVRAAEAALEMAWEQLHSGPWQSVLPVWRDAYSMACLHVARHHNGNGEFKEALRVLDMGIIMGGTLLRKDLDSAIEKVSERAKSSRRVSEGSFQEGSVNNSEQRSLVHPQFHVSQVLQLLPIKSLSSKIVEKRSGLSLDKFLKDHYLAGSPVIISDCMVHWPAKTKWNNIDYLLRVAGDRTVPVEVGKNYLCTDWKQELITFSELLQRIKSNGGSPGGPTYLAQHPLFDQINELRKDIFIPDYCFAGGGELRSLNAWFGPAGTVTPLHHDPHHNILAQVVGKKYVRLYSASLSEELYPYSETMRTNSSQVDLDDIDERKFPKVQDLEFVDCILEEGDMLYIPPKWWHYVRSLTTSFSVSFWWSEGECSDAP; encoded by the exons ATGTCGTCAACCACCACCCCTCACGGTGGAGACTTCGACACGCCGACACTGGACATGGAGTCAGCGGAGCTCCTCCAAACCATATCGGAGCACGGCGGCTACGCCTACGTGAGAATGGCATCGCTGGCGGCGACCGGTGACGTCCGGGCCGCGGAGGCGGCGCTGGAGATGGCGTGGGAGCAGCTGCACTCAGGTCCGTGGCAGTCGGTGCTTCCGGTGTGGCGCGACGCGTACTCGATGGCATGCCTCCACGTGGCAAGGCACCACAACGGTAACGGCGAGTTCAAGGAGGCGCTTAGGGTTCTTGACATGGGGATCATCATGGGAGGGACGCTTCTCAGAAAGGATTTGGACTCTGCGATCGAGAAGGTTTCAGAGAGAGCCAAGAGTTCCCGTAGGGTTTCTGAGGGAAGCTTCCAAGAAGGTTCGGTCAACAACTCCGAGCAACGAAGCCTTGTTCATCCGCAATTTCATGTGTCTCAG GTGCTCCAACTTTTACCTATCAAGTCCCTTTCTTCTAAGATTGTGGAGAAGAGATCTGGTTTGTCGCTGGACAAGTTCTTGAAAGATCATTACCTGGCTGGTTCACCGGTTATCATCAGTGATTGTATGGTTCACTGGCCGGCCAAGACGAAATGGAACAACATAGACTATTTACTGAGAGTTGCTGGTGATCGTACAGTTCCCGTCGAG GTTGGCAAGAACTATTTATGTACAGACTGGAAGCAAGAGCTAATCACATTTTCAGAGTTGCTTCAGCGTATAAAATCCAATGGTGGTTCTCCAGGGGGTCCTACATATCTTGCCCAGCATCCATTATTTGATCAA ATAAATGAGCTTCGGAAAGATATCTTTATTCCTGACTATTGTTTTGCCGGGGGAGGGGAGCTAAGATCTCTCAATGCTTGGTTTGGTCCAGCTGGAACAGTAACGCCATTACACCATGATCCACATCATAACATACTAGCTCAG GTTGTTGGAAAGAAGTACGTTAGGCTTTACTCAGCATCTTTGTCTGAGGAACTTTATCCCTACTCGGAGACAATGCGTACCAATTCCAGCCAG GTTGACTTAGATGACATAGATGAAAGGAAGTTTCCTAAAGTGCAAGACTTGGAATTTGTAGACTGTATTTTAGAGGAAGGTGATATGTTATATATCCCACCAAAGTGGTGGCACTATGTGCGGTCCCTAACTACAAGTTTCTCAGTTAGCTTCTGGTGGAGTGAGGGTGAATGTTCAGATGCACCCTAA